In Alphaproteobacteria bacterium, the following proteins share a genomic window:
- a CDS encoding NAD-dependent epimerase/dehydratase family protein translates to MTSAADGSASVLVTGATGFIGRALLPHLAARGWRVVAGVRQPRAPAIPGAAETRVVGDMADPRFDPGPALGGIGAVVHLAGLAHRPSDGDEALWRRVNTDATARLAEAAGAAGVRRFIFISTARVLGRSVPAGRILDHKAPVHPADAYARSKAAAEAALHQLHEAGAKGPDEIVPPEIVILRPPLVYGPGVGANMARLVAAVDRGWPLPFATLANRFSLIGLTNLCDAITAALSAPGAANRTMLVADKHPVSPPALIRAVACALQRPCRLWPCPSGVLRLAAVVAGRSAAMAGLTGSFVLDTAAAQEHLAWTAERSLDEELTDLAAWWRAGRPQA, encoded by the coding sequence ATGACCTCCGCCGCCGACGGTTCTGCGTCCGTGCTGGTGACCGGCGCCACCGGCTTCATCGGCCGCGCCCTGCTTCCTCATCTCGCGGCGCGTGGCTGGCGGGTCGTCGCCGGCGTGCGTCAGCCCCGTGCCCCGGCCATACCGGGAGCGGCAGAGACGCGCGTGGTCGGTGACATGGCCGATCCCCGGTTCGACCCGGGCCCGGCGCTTGGCGGTATTGGCGCCGTCGTTCACCTGGCCGGCCTGGCCCATCGCCCGAGTGACGGCGACGAGGCGCTTTGGCGGCGGGTCAATACGGACGCCACGGCGCGGCTGGCTGAGGCTGCCGGCGCGGCCGGCGTTCGCCGCTTTATCTTCATCAGTACTGCGCGGGTGCTCGGCCGGTCCGTGCCGGCCGGGCGCATCCTGGACCACAAGGCACCGGTGCATCCGGCCGATGCCTATGCCCGCTCCAAGGCAGCGGCCGAAGCAGCCCTGCATCAACTGCACGAAGCAGGCGCGAAAGGCCCTGACGAAATCGTCCCCCCTGAAATCGTCATTCTGCGGCCACCGCTGGTCTATGGTCCGGGGGTCGGCGCCAACATGGCTCGTCTCGTGGCGGCGGTGGATCGTGGCTGGCCCTTGCCCTTCGCGACGCTTGCCAATCGGTTCAGCCTGATCGGCCTGACCAACCTGTGTGACGCCATCACCGCGGCGCTGAGCGCACCTGGCGCCGCCAATCGCACCATGCTGGTCGCCGACAAACACCCGGTTTCACCGCCGGCGCTGATCCGTGCGGTGGCCTGCGCCCTGCAGCGCCCCTGTCGTCTGTGGCCATGCCCGTCTGGTGTGCTGCGTCTGGCGGCGGTGGTGGCCGGCCGTTCCGCGGCCATGGCCGGGCTTACCGGCTCCTTCGTGCTCGATACCGCCGCGGCGCAAGAACACCTGGCCTGGACTGCGGAGCGATCCCTCGATGAAGAGCTGACCGACCTGGCGGCGTGGTGGCGGGCTGGCCGACCTCAGGCCTGA